Proteins encoded within one genomic window of Legionella sp. PC997:
- a CDS encoding acetylpolyamine aminohydrolase: protein MKHKYFFGPKVSPSTHNAQECCIQIPSPQDINQMHAMPAGADEDQFERLQHMTEVITKIQSADSSLPVATTNFVNLPKHWTQLFTAIKKGDAEIALALLAQFPEEDEILQALLAVHPLKYLEEIIIYCIQAQKKGWKQLSPDIIITPGTFEVLIKDIAMTLFNSGKIHFSFGLPTHHAYSDEGSGFCILNKSAVLIKYLEHLSSKPLKHIIVGTDVNRDNGLCDILMNSASDMDICHIDIFDSRVYPQQDNAFITKTFKQSATDVGQKIQAWQRGSFEYFAVDLSSTVRKPGLVHPALVFALEKIEEQIKQAKTNQQKVALFLPTGWDSHEAETAYCGKFVDGQLMGTAEARKTRFNETDLTYFYESLFRLYQENKSCIEKLYWGLEGGYDREMYEQQIQLLMSLVLKDIVHQDTNEIVPDNSKKL, encoded by the coding sequence ATGAAGCATAAATATTTTTTTGGACCTAAGGTTTCTCCTAGTACGCATAACGCTCAAGAATGTTGTATTCAAATTCCCTCCCCCCAAGATATAAATCAAATGCATGCCATGCCGGCAGGTGCGGACGAAGATCAATTTGAACGTCTCCAACATATGACCGAGGTAATTACAAAAATTCAATCAGCAGACTCATCCTTACCCGTAGCTACCACTAATTTTGTAAACCTACCGAAACACTGGACACAATTATTTACTGCAATAAAAAAGGGGGATGCGGAAATCGCTTTGGCACTTCTTGCGCAATTTCCCGAAGAAGATGAAATACTCCAGGCTCTATTAGCAGTACACCCATTAAAATATCTTGAAGAAATTATTATTTACTGCATCCAAGCGCAAAAAAAAGGATGGAAACAATTATCTCCAGATATCATCATTACCCCTGGAACGTTTGAGGTATTAATCAAAGATATTGCGATGACTTTATTTAATTCGGGAAAAATACACTTTTCTTTTGGCTTGCCGACGCATCATGCATACAGTGACGAGGGTAGTGGTTTTTGTATTTTAAATAAGTCAGCGGTTCTAATTAAATATCTGGAGCATTTATCGAGTAAACCATTGAAACATATTATTGTTGGAACTGACGTAAATCGAGACAATGGCCTATGTGATATTTTGATGAATTCTGCTTCAGATATGGATATATGCCATATTGATATTTTTGACTCCAGGGTTTATCCCCAACAAGATAATGCATTTATTACTAAAACCTTTAAACAGAGTGCAACAGATGTAGGACAAAAAATTCAGGCGTGGCAACGAGGAAGTTTCGAATATTTTGCAGTAGATTTAAGTAGTACCGTACGCAAACCCGGTTTAGTACATCCAGCTTTAGTTTTTGCATTAGAAAAAATTGAAGAACAAATCAAACAAGCGAAAACGAATCAGCAGAAAGTAGCTTTATTTTTACCTACAGGTTGGGATTCTCATGAAGCGGAAACAGCTTATTGTGGGAAATTTGTTGACGGTCAGTTAATGGGGACTGCTGAAGCACGAAAAACTCGTTTTAACGAAACCGACTTAACCTATTTTTATGAGAGTTTATTCAGATTATATCAAGAGAATAAAAGCTGCATCGAAAAATTATATTGGGGATTAGAAGGAGGATATGATCGAGAAATGTATGAGCAACAAATTCAATTGTTAATGTCACTTGTTTTAAAAGATATAGTCCATCAGGATACAAATGAAATTGTACCTGATAATTCTAAAAAACTATGA
- a CDS encoding GDSL-type esterase/lipase family protein produces the protein MRFIRIFSALGLMAFACLPTPLHAISAAEVKKLYEEATLTFDNVFIGDSITFLGLWPELLNHSTIGNRGIGGDTTNGLYERMGNILATNPKRVFIMIGLNDAYQDRTPVDYMFLNYKKIVDLLINNNINVVITSTVICNQVLSEKCRNALPKINELNKRLHSLTQDYRIPYLDLNSLLSGKNGLDEKFTSDGVHLNLNAYKIWAGLVAPYIL, from the coding sequence ATGAGGTTTATCCGAATTTTCTCAGCTTTGGGATTGATGGCATTCGCTTGTCTACCCACTCCACTCCATGCTATTTCTGCTGCTGAAGTTAAAAAGCTTTATGAAGAAGCAACTTTAACATTTGATAATGTTTTTATCGGTGATTCCATTACATTTCTGGGTTTATGGCCTGAACTGTTGAACCATAGTACAATTGGTAACCGTGGAATTGGTGGGGACACTACAAACGGTTTATATGAAAGAATGGGTAATATTTTAGCAACAAATCCTAAACGTGTATTCATAATGATAGGGCTAAATGACGCCTATCAAGACAGGACCCCTGTAGATTATATGTTTCTAAATTATAAAAAAATTGTCGATTTATTAATAAATAATAATATAAATGTTGTTATAACTTCAACTGTAATTTGCAATCAAGTTCTTTCAGAAAAATGCCGTAATGCATTACCTAAGATTAATGAGCTTAATAAACGTTTACACTCTCTGACCCAAGATTATAGAATTCCTTACCTGGATTTAAACTCATTGTTGTCCGGAAAAAACGGGCTTGACGAAAAGTTTACCTCCGATGGAGTCCATTTGAATTTGAATGCTTATAAAATATGGGCAGGGCTCGTAGCTCCTTATATCCTATAG
- a CDS encoding dicarboxylate/amino acid:cation symporter has protein sequence MLLTAILLGGLTGYFWGSATLYLKPFGEIFLNLIFTAIVPLVFFSISSAIARMGSMGKLGKISFYMAIVFVFTGIIAAVYALFIVSLFPPAEGVTLTLHAQEKTSELSFLNQIADIFTVPEFSKLLSQQHILALIVFSILVGLAASNTNNKETIFIDFLKAGEEIFMRVFSLVMYYAPLGFFAYFAVLVHDLGPQLMTNYLRIGVLYYTSGMIYFILASTAFAYLAGKTQGIKLFWSNIFLPVVTAIATCSSAASIPANLLAAKKMRVAPEVYETVIPLGTIIHKDGSVIGGVFKIAFLFGIFHLNFSSPSVLLTALGISLLVGTVMGAIPSGGMLGELLILNVYGFPPSVLIAIAAISIIIDPLATMLNVTCNTISSMIVARFVEGKTWLT, from the coding sequence ATGTTACTCACAGCTATTTTGCTTGGAGGCCTCACAGGTTATTTTTGGGGGTCAGCTACTCTCTATTTAAAACCTTTTGGGGAAATTTTTCTTAACCTCATTTTTACGGCAATTGTCCCTTTAGTTTTTTTTAGTATTTCTTCCGCGATTGCACGCATGGGCTCAATGGGAAAACTCGGTAAGATCTCTTTTTATATGGCGATTGTATTTGTTTTTACCGGAATCATAGCAGCAGTTTATGCTCTTTTTATTGTCAGCCTATTTCCTCCCGCTGAAGGAGTCACATTAACACTTCATGCTCAAGAAAAAACCTCTGAATTAAGTTTTCTCAATCAAATTGCTGATATTTTTACAGTTCCTGAGTTTAGCAAACTTCTTTCCCAGCAGCATATTTTGGCACTTATTGTATTTTCAATTCTCGTAGGCCTAGCGGCATCGAATACCAATAATAAAGAGACCATATTTATAGATTTTTTGAAAGCGGGTGAAGAAATTTTCATGCGTGTTTTTTCTTTGGTAATGTATTACGCACCATTGGGTTTTTTTGCTTATTTTGCAGTTTTAGTCCATGACCTAGGTCCTCAATTGATGACTAATTACCTGCGAATTGGAGTTCTTTATTATACATCCGGCATGATTTATTTTATCCTTGCTTCGACAGCATTTGCCTATTTAGCTGGAAAAACTCAAGGTATAAAATTATTTTGGAGTAACATTTTTTTACCCGTAGTTACTGCAATTGCCACATGCAGCAGTGCCGCGAGCATTCCTGCTAATTTGCTGGCCGCAAAAAAAATGCGAGTTGCTCCTGAAGTTTATGAAACTGTAATTCCTTTGGGTACCATTATTCATAAAGATGGCTCAGTAATCGGTGGGGTGTTCAAGATCGCTTTTTTGTTTGGAATCTTCCACTTAAATTTTTCAAGTCCCAGTGTACTGCTGACCGCCTTAGGAATTTCATTATTAGTTGGTACGGTAATGGGCGCAATTCCAAGCGGAGGCATGCTTGGTGAATTACTTATCCTCAATGTTTATGGATTTCCTCCTTCAGTTTTAATAGCAATAGCGGCAATTAGTATTATCATTGATCCACTTGCAACAATGCTTAATGTAACATGTAATACAATAAGTAGTATGATCGTTGCACGTTTTGTGGAAGGAAAAACATGGTTAACTTAA
- a CDS encoding PspC domain-containing protein — MNQSYKKLWRSRKDRKIAGVCGGLGVYFGVDPVWVRIIFVIFFLLGGAAFIAYVLLWLLIPLEPEDWQDA; from the coding sequence ATGAATCAATCCTACAAAAAATTATGGCGCTCTCGTAAAGATCGAAAAATTGCTGGCGTATGTGGTGGTTTAGGGGTCTATTTTGGCGTCGATCCAGTATGGGTAAGAATTATTTTTGTTATTTTTTTCCTCCTAGGTGGTGCTGCATTTATTGCCTATGTTCTGTTATGGCTTCTCATTCCTTTAGAGCCTGAAGACTGGCAGGATGCATAA
- a CDS encoding carboxymuconolactone decarboxylase family protein, whose protein sequence is MSIEQLKQMIPDFAKDIRLNVSSLFGNVTQSGLTEAQFYGVALSVAYTLKDNHIIDAIKTEGSSYITVELEQAVKTAAALMAMNNIYYRAIHLAENKELAAMPANLRMNAMLNPGVPKADFELFALAVSAINGCGMCIHSHVKQLLEHELNKVAVQSVLRIAAILNALSFVLHNNELQITG, encoded by the coding sequence ATGTCTATAGAACAATTGAAACAAATGATACCTGATTTTGCTAAAGATATTCGTCTTAATGTGAGCAGTTTATTTGGTAATGTGACTCAATCAGGTTTAACCGAGGCCCAGTTTTATGGAGTTGCATTATCTGTAGCTTATACTTTAAAAGATAATCATATTATCGATGCCATCAAAACAGAAGGTTCATCATACATTACTGTGGAATTAGAGCAGGCTGTAAAAACCGCAGCTGCTTTAATGGCAATGAATAATATCTATTATCGAGCTATCCATTTAGCAGAAAATAAGGAACTTGCAGCAATGCCTGCTAATTTACGTATGAATGCCATGTTAAATCCTGGGGTACCTAAAGCGGATTTTGAGTTATTCGCTTTGGCAGTATCCGCAATCAATGGTTGTGGAATGTGCATTCACTCACATGTGAAGCAATTGTTGGAACATGAGTTAAATAAAGTTGCAGTACAATCTGTACTTCGGATTGCAGCGATTTTAAATGCATTGTCTTTTGTTTTACACAACAATGAACTGCAAATAACTGGTTAG
- a CDS encoding peroxiredoxin, producing the protein MLTVGQKIPEFSVVAAKPGFNNHEENGVSAFEEITEQSFPGKWKILFFYPKDFTFVCPTEIVEFAKLNNEFNDRDAVVLGGSTDNEFVKLAWRREHKDLHQLDQYSFADVHGKLTDGLGIRDEESGCALRATFIIDPNNVIQHVSVNSLNVGRNPQEILRILDALQTDELCPCNRPIGGETL; encoded by the coding sequence ATGTTAACTGTTGGTCAAAAAATTCCAGAATTTTCTGTTGTTGCAGCTAAGCCTGGTTTTAATAATCATGAAGAAAATGGTGTAAGTGCTTTTGAAGAGATTACTGAACAAAGTTTTCCAGGAAAATGGAAAATACTATTTTTCTATCCTAAAGATTTTACTTTCGTATGTCCAACAGAAATTGTGGAGTTTGCAAAATTAAATAACGAATTTAACGATAGAGATGCAGTAGTACTCGGGGGAAGTACTGATAATGAGTTTGTTAAATTAGCGTGGCGAAGAGAACATAAGGATTTACATCAGTTAGATCAGTACAGTTTTGCAGATGTCCACGGAAAATTAACTGACGGTTTAGGTATTAGGGATGAGGAAAGTGGTTGCGCTTTAAGGGCAACATTTATCATTGATCCGAATAATGTGATTCAACACGTGAGTGTTAATTCATTAAACGTTGGACGTAATCCCCAAGAAATATTGCGTATTTTGGATGCCTTGCAAACCGACGAATTATGTCCTTGTAATCGTCCTATTGGCGGTGAAACATTATAA
- a CDS encoding hydrogen peroxide-inducible genes activator has translation MSRLISLKQLHYLITLYDHQHFGRAAAACFISQSTLSAAITSLEETLEAQLLERDHKTFIFTPLGEEIVRRSRFIIEQSNDLVDYARNQGKVMQGPFYLGVIPTIAPFILSDLQNLCQQLYPELILFIREDTTDNVLDDLSKGKLDLVILALPYPTQEFKTHVLCKDYFKLVLPKSWSNKGLDKEISQLPENSIFLLEKEHCLTGHALQACQLKESKQINRFFATSLHTLIQMVSHQPGITFLPNLAINSGILTGTDLVSLPLKGAHAYREIGVAWRSTSHKKHDYTLLTKLIKQIVVAKCVDAIEKPSEHTPNIL, from the coding sequence ATGAGTAGATTAATAAGTCTCAAACAACTCCATTACCTTATCACACTATATGATCACCAACATTTTGGTCGAGCTGCGGCTGCTTGTTTTATTAGTCAATCAACCTTAAGCGCAGCCATTACCAGTCTTGAAGAAACTTTGGAAGCTCAATTACTGGAGCGAGATCATAAAACATTTATATTCACACCCTTAGGGGAAGAAATAGTCCGTCGCAGTCGATTTATTATTGAACAAAGTAATGATTTAGTGGACTACGCACGGAATCAGGGAAAAGTAATGCAAGGACCATTTTATTTGGGAGTAATTCCAACCATTGCCCCATTTATTTTAAGTGATTTACAAAATTTGTGTCAGCAACTTTATCCTGAACTTATTTTATTTATCAGGGAAGACACTACGGACAATGTTTTAGACGATTTAAGTAAAGGAAAGCTTGATCTTGTTATTTTAGCACTTCCCTATCCTACCCAAGAATTCAAGACACATGTCTTATGCAAAGATTATTTTAAATTGGTCTTACCAAAAAGCTGGTCCAATAAAGGATTAGACAAAGAAATCAGTCAATTACCGGAAAATAGTATTTTTCTTCTGGAAAAAGAACACTGTTTAACAGGACATGCTTTACAAGCATGCCAATTAAAAGAAAGTAAACAAATTAATCGTTTCTTTGCTACTAGTCTGCATACTTTGATTCAGATGGTGAGTCACCAGCCCGGCATTACCTTTTTGCCTAACCTTGCAATTAACAGCGGAATTCTTACAGGTACTGATTTAGTCTCACTTCCTTTAAAAGGGGCTCACGCCTATAGAGAAATTGGTGTGGCCTGGCGCTCAACTTCCCATAAAAAACACGATTACACGCTATTAACAAAGTTAATTAAACAAATTGTTGTGGCAAAATGTGTCGATGCGATTGAAAAGCCTTCTGAACATACTCCCAATATATTATAG
- a CDS encoding Spy/CpxP family protein refolding chaperone, with the protein MNVKRFLLINSLAFSVLSTSIAIAQPAASGATVSINHTGHYKQHVGKLLTPEQRSELAKIKNTFRTQMAPLIKEKRALSMQIKGKVASPNAKWSDISSLVEKRNRVNAKISTLWAQTQFQTYQKLGVLLPVHHSHHCGFQNKNLVKRS; encoded by the coding sequence ATGAACGTAAAACGTTTCCTTTTAATTAATAGTTTAGCTTTTAGTGTATTAAGTACCTCTATTGCAATAGCACAACCAGCGGCATCGGGTGCGACAGTTTCGATAAATCACACAGGCCATTATAAACAGCATGTTGGTAAGCTGTTAACCCCGGAGCAACGCTCAGAGTTGGCTAAAATTAAAAATACTTTTCGCACACAAATGGCACCATTAATTAAAGAAAAACGAGCTCTAAGTATGCAAATAAAAGGCAAAGTAGCTAGTCCAAATGCAAAATGGAGTGATATATCGAGCTTGGTAGAAAAAAGAAATCGCGTCAATGCTAAGATAAGTACCCTCTGGGCTCAAACCCAATTTCAAACCTATCAAAAATTGGGTGTTTTATTGCCTGTCCACCATAGTCATCATTGTGGTTTTCAGAATAAAAATCTTGTTAAAAGATCATAA
- a CDS encoding response regulator transcription factor — protein sequence MSTRKSHILIIDDDQEITHLINDYLIKNGFRTTWTLNGLNIKQLLREHNFDLIILDIMLPGIDGLNLCQTIRQTHSMPIIMLSAANSIADRVAGLELGADDYISKPFSSRELLARIKAQLRRTQGELEQDRKKLTPLQQIHFDNWILDRNTHSLIDKESVAIPLSHREYELLIIFLEHPGRILSRDQLMDLLYDKDCDSQDRTIDVLIGRLRKKIELDPRNPRSLLTIRGGGYQFKTKVNLV from the coding sequence ATGAGCACAAGAAAAAGCCACATATTGATTATTGATGATGATCAAGAAATTACGCATTTGATTAATGATTACTTGATTAAAAATGGTTTTCGCACCACCTGGACCTTGAATGGCTTAAACATCAAACAGTTATTAAGAGAACATAATTTTGATTTAATTATTTTAGATATCATGCTCCCAGGCATTGATGGATTAAATTTATGTCAAACAATTCGTCAAACTCATAGCATGCCCATAATCATGCTCAGCGCAGCAAACAGTATTGCAGATCGGGTTGCCGGCCTGGAGTTAGGCGCAGATGATTATATTTCCAAACCCTTCAGCTCTCGTGAATTACTCGCACGGATCAAAGCCCAATTAAGAAGAACGCAAGGTGAATTGGAACAGGATCGTAAAAAACTAACTCCACTACAACAAATTCATTTTGATAATTGGATACTTGATCGCAATACTCACTCTTTAATCGATAAAGAATCTGTAGCCATCCCATTAAGTCATCGAGAATATGAGCTATTGATTATTTTCTTAGAACACCCTGGTCGAATTCTGAGCCGCGATCAATTGATGGACTTATTGTACGACAAAGACTGTGACTCGCAAGATAGAACAATTGATGTACTTATAGGCCGTTTGCGAAAAAAAATTGAGCTCGATCCGCGCAATCCACGCTCCTTATTAACGATTCGAGGAGGAGGCTATCAATTCAAAACTAAGGTTAATTTGGTATGA
- a CDS encoding cell wall metabolism sensor histidine kinase WalK, with product MTQLTKTAKKTLIGLILGNLLIIFSLMQLGKYYYENIRSPLPPKAVHSLIHLVTLLQKNPQSIWPLILRNQSISWAEITLSPKPLHDKNALVTLKAPVLFNLIKQNKKLEFSVFIKENNWLNIKVISFFPVQANSVVSLFLILIGALLFINYWAVRTLNQPIHTLIQSLNYSEHQENWLPIPVTGNQDQKTIFKKINDLQEKVNKLLANRTRVVTAISHDLRTPLTRLKLRAEYLEDDPNYNKIMSDINEMELMIRETLDYFRDVNVEEKPQLFDLVALLSSLKDDALELSYDVSFTSEPTKLVYYGTVNLLKRAFNNLINNAVHYGYKAMIHLNSLANKIEITITDQGPGLAEADLEHVFLPFYRGEYSRSRSTGGTGLGLTIAREIIQMHQGDITLTNNLQGGLKVIVTLPIRTN from the coding sequence ATGACGCAATTAACCAAAACCGCAAAAAAAACCCTCATCGGATTAATTCTTGGTAACTTATTAATAATTTTTTCCCTCATGCAGCTAGGGAAATATTATTATGAAAACATCCGTTCGCCTCTTCCTCCTAAAGCAGTGCACTCATTGATTCATCTCGTCACCTTATTACAAAAAAATCCACAATCCATATGGCCCTTGATCTTACGAAATCAAAGTATTTCTTGGGCTGAAATAACTTTGTCTCCTAAACCCTTGCATGATAAAAATGCATTGGTAACATTAAAAGCTCCAGTGCTTTTTAACTTAATCAAACAAAATAAAAAATTAGAATTCTCGGTTTTTATAAAAGAGAATAATTGGTTAAATATTAAGGTTATCTCCTTTTTTCCCGTCCAAGCAAACTCAGTGGTCAGCCTGTTTCTTATCTTAATTGGCGCGTTACTCTTCATCAATTATTGGGCCGTACGAACACTCAACCAACCCATTCATACCCTAATTCAAAGCCTTAATTACAGTGAGCACCAAGAAAATTGGTTACCTATCCCAGTGACTGGAAACCAGGATCAAAAAACTATTTTTAAGAAAATTAATGACTTACAAGAAAAAGTGAACAAGCTTTTAGCAAATCGAACTCGAGTAGTTACTGCAATTTCGCATGATCTGCGCACCCCATTAACTCGTTTAAAATTACGTGCTGAATATTTGGAGGATGATCCCAATTACAACAAAATAATGTCGGATATTAATGAGATGGAACTTATGATTCGTGAAACTCTAGATTATTTCCGGGACGTCAATGTTGAGGAAAAGCCCCAACTTTTCGACTTGGTAGCTCTGCTTTCATCACTGAAAGATGATGCTCTAGAACTAAGCTATGATGTCAGTTTTACTAGTGAACCCACGAAGCTGGTCTATTATGGTACGGTGAATTTATTAAAACGGGCGTTCAATAATTTAATTAATAATGCAGTTCATTATGGTTATAAGGCGATGATTCACCTAAATTCCCTAGCTAATAAAATAGAAATTACAATTACCGACCAGGGCCCAGGATTAGCGGAAGCCGATCTAGAACATGTTTTCTTGCCTTTTTACCGAGGTGAATATTCGCGTTCACGCAGTACCGGAGGCACCGGACTTGGATTAACTATTGCTAGAGAAATTATTCAAATGCATCAAGGCGATATTACCTTGACTAATAATTTACAAGGAGGCTTAAAAGTCATTGTAACTTTACCCATAAGAACAAATTAA